One Mesorhizobium sp. J428 DNA segment encodes these proteins:
- a CDS encoding co-chaperone GroES — MKFRPLHDRIVVRRIEAEEKTAGGIIIPDTAKEKPSEGEVIAVGPGARDESGKLVELDVKVGDRILFGKWSGTEIRLGGEDLLIMKESDVMGVIEQTAELKKAA, encoded by the coding sequence ATGAAGTTCCGACCCCTCCACGACCGTATCGTCGTGCGCCGCATCGAAGCCGAGGAGAAGACGGCCGGCGGCATCATCATCCCCGACACCGCCAAGGAAAAGCCGAGCGAAGGCGAGGTGATCGCCGTCGGCCCCGGCGCCCGCGACGAGAGCGGGAAGCTGGTCGAGCTCGATGTGAAGGTGGGCGACCGCATCCTGTTCGGCAAGTGGTCCGGCACCGAGATCAGGCTCGGCGGCGAGGACCTGCTCATCATGAAGGAGAGCGACGTGATGGGCGTGATCGAGCAGACCGCAGAACTGAAGAAGGCCGCCTGA
- a CDS encoding GNAT family N-acetyltransferase has translation MMKNKHSHPRLTGQIRQLRPSDLANFREHLLRLDPESRRDRFNGMTDDVFVASYAARCFSQGATVIGYVENGEVHGAAELHERPDLDPPTGEIAFSVERHLQHKGIGSQLFKRLIGHALALGYESLRVTTHPNNQAMKSLARKFDARSALRRRRDGRIDRPYRHAHVVHDAPADRQRHPSGRIGLSLPNTQPEQRFAWLAGNFSRAP, from the coding sequence ATGATGAAGAACAAGCACTCGCACCCCAGGCTCACAGGACAGATCCGCCAGTTGCGGCCGTCCGACCTTGCGAATTTTCGCGAGCACCTGCTGCGGCTCGACCCGGAAAGCCGGCGCGACCGCTTCAACGGCATGACGGACGATGTCTTTGTCGCCTCCTACGCCGCGCGCTGCTTCTCGCAGGGCGCCACCGTGATCGGCTATGTCGAGAACGGCGAGGTGCATGGTGCGGCCGAACTGCACGAGCGCCCCGACCTCGACCCGCCGACCGGCGAGATCGCCTTCTCTGTGGAACGGCACCTGCAGCACAAGGGTATCGGCAGCCAGCTGTTCAAGCGTCTGATCGGCCATGCGCTTGCGCTGGGCTATGAGAGCCTGCGCGTCACCACGCATCCGAACAACCAGGCGATGAAGTCCCTGGCGCGCAAGTTCGATGCGAGATCTGCACTTCGAAGACGGCGAGACGGTCGGATCGATCGACCTTACCGGCATGCACATGTCGTTCACGACGCACCTGCCGACAGGCAGCGTCATCCGAGCGGTCGTATAGGTCTTTCACTGCCAAACACGCAGCCGGAACAACGGTTTGCGTGGCTCGCCGGAAATTTTTCGCGAGCCCCTTGA